One window of the Micropterus dolomieu isolate WLL.071019.BEF.003 ecotype Adirondacks linkage group LG08, ASM2129224v1, whole genome shotgun sequence genome contains the following:
- the LOC123974571 gene encoding polymeric immunoglobulin receptor-like isoform X2, with product MNIHRVLFFCFFSALCGGNTGLVSTKVYIYTGAEGGTGAINCNVSLSGSRKFFCKNECKAEDILVKTDDVRAQSGRYSIKYRNGSSGRGIVSVTITNLTKSDSGRYRCGLGGTSDPESFRDFEARVSDAPLAGNSGFIRTFTERENVTLACVAETKYGRQKFFCKNKCKKEEDIIIETDGNRTRSGRYSIEYKEGSGLYVSITRVTKSDTGMYRCGYGRALSPDLHRRIRLIVIDASNFTSSPAFPETTNQPTALSHVSYPGYFLPLVVCLPLVFVLLAVSLLVIYKWKTRSNIGLNTRGNAGSVQMESFIYENCRTPHAKTPSTTASIK from the exons ATGAATATCCACCGTGTTCtgttcttctgcttcttctcag CACTGTGTGGTGGAAACACTGGGCTCGTCAGCACAAAAGTCTACATTTATACAGGAGCTGAGGGAGGAACTGGTGCAATTAATTGCAACGTGTCTCTGTCTGGAAGCAGGAAGTTCTTCTGTAAGAACGAATGTAAAGCAGAAGATATTCTGGTTAAAACAGATGATGTCAGAGCTCAGAGTGGCAGATACAGcattaaatacagaaacggaTCTTCTGGAAGAGGAATTGTGTCTGTGACCATCACAAATCTGACCAAGTCTGACTCAGGACGGTACAGGTGTGGTCTGGGCGGGACTTCGGATCCAGAATCATTCAGGGACTTTGAGGCCAGAGTTTCAGATG CACCGCTGGCTGGGAACTCTGGTTTTATCCGAACATTTACTGAAAGAGAAAACGTCACACTTGCATGCGTTGCAGAGACTAAATATGGAAGACAGAAGTTCTTCTGtaagaataaatgtaaaaaagaagaGGACATTATCATTGAAACAGATGGGAACAGAACTCGGAGTGGCAGATACAGCATCGAATATAAAGAAGGATCTGGACTGTATGTGAGCATCACACGAGTGACAAAGTCGGACACAGGAATGTACAGGTGTGGTTACGGCAGAGCTTTGTCTCCAGATTTGCACCGCAGGATTCGGCTCATTGTCATAGATG CATCTAATTTCACATCGTCACCAGCTTTCCCTGAAACGACCAACCAGCCAACAG CCCTCTCCCATGTCTCTTATCCAGGTTACTTCTTGCCTCTGGTTGTGTGCCTGCCCTTGGTTTTTGTGCTGTTGGCTGTTTCTCTGCTGGTCATCTACAAATGGAAGACAAGGAGTAACATTGGTTTGAACACCAGAGGAAATGCAGGCAGCGTACAGATGGAG tcttTCATCTATGAGAACTGTCGGACTCCACATGCGAAGACTCCTTCTACCACAGCCTCGATCAAGTGA
- the LOC123974571 gene encoding polymeric immunoglobulin receptor-like isoform X1 encodes MNIHRVLFFCFFSALCGGNTGLVSTKVYIYTGAEGGTGAINCNVSLSGSRKFFCKNECKAEDILVKTDDVRAQSGRYSIKYRNGSSGRGIVSVTITNLTKSDSGRYRCGLGGTSDPESFRDFEARVSDAPLAGNSGFIRTFTERENVTLACVAETKYGRQKFFCKNKCKKEEDIIIETDGNRTRSGRYSIEYKEGSGLYVSITRVTKSDTGMYRCGYGRALSPDLHRRIRLIVIDASNFTSSPAFPETTNQPTALSHVSYPGYFLPLVVCLPLVFVLLAVSLLVIYKWKTRSNIGLNTRGNAGSVQMEVTMFNVFCLSFRGFQWLRVKTLTPNSVALWMEMS; translated from the exons ATGAATATCCACCGTGTTCtgttcttctgcttcttctcag CACTGTGTGGTGGAAACACTGGGCTCGTCAGCACAAAAGTCTACATTTATACAGGAGCTGAGGGAGGAACTGGTGCAATTAATTGCAACGTGTCTCTGTCTGGAAGCAGGAAGTTCTTCTGTAAGAACGAATGTAAAGCAGAAGATATTCTGGTTAAAACAGATGATGTCAGAGCTCAGAGTGGCAGATACAGcattaaatacagaaacggaTCTTCTGGAAGAGGAATTGTGTCTGTGACCATCACAAATCTGACCAAGTCTGACTCAGGACGGTACAGGTGTGGTCTGGGCGGGACTTCGGATCCAGAATCATTCAGGGACTTTGAGGCCAGAGTTTCAGATG CACCGCTGGCTGGGAACTCTGGTTTTATCCGAACATTTACTGAAAGAGAAAACGTCACACTTGCATGCGTTGCAGAGACTAAATATGGAAGACAGAAGTTCTTCTGtaagaataaatgtaaaaaagaagaGGACATTATCATTGAAACAGATGGGAACAGAACTCGGAGTGGCAGATACAGCATCGAATATAAAGAAGGATCTGGACTGTATGTGAGCATCACACGAGTGACAAAGTCGGACACAGGAATGTACAGGTGTGGTTACGGCAGAGCTTTGTCTCCAGATTTGCACCGCAGGATTCGGCTCATTGTCATAGATG CATCTAATTTCACATCGTCACCAGCTTTCCCTGAAACGACCAACCAGCCAACAG CCCTCTCCCATGTCTCTTATCCAGGTTACTTCTTGCCTCTGGTTGTGTGCCTGCCCTTGGTTTTTGTGCTGTTGGCTGTTTCTCTGCTGGTCATCTACAAATGGAAGACAAGGAGTAACATTGGTTTGAACACCAGAGGAAATGCAGGCAGCGTACAGATGGAGGTGACTATGTTTAACGTGTTTTGTCTCAGTTTCCGTGGGTTTCAATGGTTAagagtgaaaactttgaccCCAAACAGTGTGGCTCTGTGGATGGAAATGTCTTAA